ATCGGATCCCGGCATGCACGCCCACTCGTGGACCTCGTCGTAGATCCCGGCGATGCGTCCGGCCGGGCCGAGCCCGACGCGCTCGTGGTTGAGCTGGGTCGTGATGAGCTTCCAGCCGCCGTGTTCCTCGCCGACCAGCATGTCGGCGGGCACCCGGACGTCGTTGTAATACGACGCGTTGGTGTGGTGCGCCCCATCGCTGAGGATGATCGGCGTCCAGGAGTAGCCGGGATCCTTGGTATCGACGATCAGGATCGAAATACCCTTGTGCTTGGCCGCTTCCGGATCGGTGCGGCAGGCCAGCCAGATGTAGTCGGCGTCATGGGCGCCGGTGGTCCACATCTTCTGGCCGTTGACGATGTACTCGTCACCGTGGCGCACCGCGGTGGTCCGCAACGAGGCGAGGTCGGTGCCCGCCTCCGGCTCGGAGTAACCGATCGCGAAATGCACCTCGCCGGCCAGGATCCCGGGCAGGAACTTCTTCTTCTGCAGTTCGGTCCCGTGCACCTGCAGGGTGGGGCCCACCGTCTGCAGCGTGACCATCGGCAGCGGGATATCGGCGCGGTTGGCCTCGTTGATGAAGATCTGCTGCTCGATCGGCCCGAAGCCGAGCCCGCCGTACTCCTTGGGCCAGCCCACACCCAGCTTGCCGTCCGAGCCCATCCGCTTGATCACCGTGCGGTAGGCCTCGTTGTGGCGATCGGACTCCATCGCCGCGGCTTCCTCCGGGGTGATGAGCGTCGAGAAGTATTCGCGGAATTCGTCTTGCAGCTTGCGCTGTTCCGGGGTCAGTTCGATGTACATGGCTATTTACGCTCCCACCAGATCCAGTCGATACGCAGGCCCGCCCAGCAAGCGGGTGAGGTCCTTGATGGAGGAGAAATACCGGTCCATCGGATAGGTGATGTCCATCCCCATGCCACCGTGCAGGTGATGACACAACCGCATCGCCGGCGGTGCCTGCGAGGTGATCCAGTAGCCCAGCAGCGCCAGATCATCGTCGGCATCGAGTCCCTCGGACAACCGGTAGGTCACCGACATGGACACGAGATCGATGGTGCGCGAGGCGATGTAGACATCCGAGAGCTGTGCGGCGACGGTCTGGAAGGTCGACAGCGGACGCCCGAACTGTTCGCGGGTGGCCACGTAATCGGCGGTCAGTCGCAGCGCACCGGCGACCAGGCCCGCGGCGAAGGCACCGGTGGCGGCCAGCACCAACTGGTTGACCCGCCGGATCGTCGCGTTGGTGAGCACTCCGTCCACCTCGGCGCCGTCGAAGACCACCACATACTCGTCGGTGCCGTTGGAGGTCGGCGTCTTGGTCAACGTCACCCCACTCGCGGTCGGAGCGATCACCGCGACCCCACCGGCGGCGGTGACCAGCAGCCACCGCGCGGTGCCGGCATAGGGCACACCGATCTTGGTTCCGGTGAGCTTTCCGTCGGTCAGCGTCACCGAGGGATGCTCGGGCAACGATACCCCGGGCTCGTTGAGCGCCGCCGACAACACGGCCCCGCCGGCGACCCCGTCGAGATAGCGATCCTGCTCGGTATCGGTGGCCACCTCCAGCAGCGGTAGCAACCCCAGACCCAGTGTGGCCAGTGCCGCACCGGTCGTACCGCGCCTGCCGATCTCGGTGAGCGCGGTGGCGATCTCGGGAAGTCCGAGCCCGTCACCACCGAGGCGCTCGGGCACCGCCAGCGCGGCCACCCCACCGGAAACCAGTGCGTCCCAGCTGTTGTCCCGTTCCAGCACCGAGGTCACCACATCGGCGACGGCCTGCTGCTCGGGCTTCGGCGTGAAGTCCACCAGGATTCCCCTAGCTCGAGGCGCCGGCGCCCGCGCCGGTGTAGTCGACCTGCCAGTGCTTGATTCCGTTGAGCCAGCCGGACTTCAACCGCTCCGGCTCGCCGATCGGTGTGATGTCGGGCATCACGTCGGCGATCGCGTTGAAGATCAGGTTGATGGTCATGCGGGCCAGGTTTGCGCCGATACAGTAGTGCGCACCGGTACCACCGAATCCGACGTGCGGGTTGGGATCACGCAGGATGTTGAACTGGTGCGGGTTGTCGAACGCCTCGTCGTCGAAGTTGGCGGCGCGGTAGGACATCACCACACGATCGCCCTTCTTGATCTTCGCCCCGGCGAGCTCGGTGTCCTCCAGTGCCGTGCGCTGGAACGCCGACACCGGTGTCGCCCAACGGATGATCTCGTCGGCGGCGGTGCCCGGGCGTTCCTTCTTGTAGAGCTCCCACTGGTCGGGATTGTCGGCGAAGGCGATCATGCCGTGGGTGATCGAGTTGCGGGTGGTCTCGTTGCCTGCGACGGCAAGCATGACCACGAAGAAACCGAACTCGTCGTCAGAGAGCTTCTCGCCCTCGATATCGGCCTCGATCAGCTTGGTCACGATGTCCTCGGTCGGGTTCTGCGCCCGCTCCTCGGCCATCTTCATGGCGTAGGTGATGAGCTCGAAGGAGGACATCGCCGGATCGACATCGGCGTACTCGGGGTCCTCGCCCGCAGTCATCTCATTGGACCAGCGGAAGATCTTGTCCCGGTCGTCCTGCGGCACACCGAGCAGTTCGGCGATGGCCTGCAGCGGCAGTTCGCAGGACACCTGCTCGACGAAGTCGCCCGAACCGGCTGCCGCCGCGGTTTCGGCGATCTTGCGGGCACGGGCCCGCAACTCGTCTTCGAGCCGTCCGATGGCGCGCGGGGTGAACCCGCGCGAGATGATCTTGCGCAACCGGGTGTGCTGCGGCGCGTCCATGTTGAGCAGGACGGCCTTCTGCAGATCGATGGCGTCGCGGGTCATCTCCTGCGGCCAGACCGGGATGGCGCCGTCGGGTGAGCTGCCGAAGATGTCGTTTCGCTTCGAGACCTCTTTGACGTCGGCATGCTTGGTGACGATCCAGTAGCCCTTGTCGCCGAAGCCCCCGGTCCCTTCCGGCACGTCCACCCAGTGGACGGGCTCGGCGCGGCGAATCTCCGCCAACTCCTCCACGGGCAGGCGTTCGAGGTTCAGACTGGCGTCCAGCGGGTCGAAGCCCTTGGGCAGGTTGGGGCTGGGCATGCAGAGATCTCCTTGCTCAAATCGGGTCATGTCACCGGCCACCTCGGGTGCCGAGACAATTCCTTCTAGTACCACTCGTGAACCATTGAAACATGCCTTCACCGCAGATAAAAGGCGCGGCGGCATCCTCGCTTGTCAGAGTAATGAAACGTGTTCTAGCCTGACAAGCATGGGTAATCCTGTCATCGTCGAAGCCACCCGCAGCCCCATCGGCAAGCGCAACGGCTGGCTGTCCGGGCTGCATGCCACCGAACTCTTGGGCGCCGTGCAGAAGGCGGTCGTCGAGAAGGCCGGGATCGACGCCGGCGATGTCGAACAGCTCATCGGCGGCTGCGT
The sequence above is drawn from the Mycolicibacterium neoaurum VKM Ac-1815D genome and encodes:
- a CDS encoding acyl-CoA dehydrogenase family protein; this translates as MDFTPKPEQQAVADVVTSVLERDNSWDALVSGGVAALAVPERLGGDGLGLPEIATALTEIGRRGTTGAALATLGLGLLPLLEVATDTEQDRYLDGVAGGAVLSAALNEPGVSLPEHPSVTLTDGKLTGTKIGVPYAGTARWLLVTAAGGVAVIAPTASGVTLTKTPTSNGTDEYVVVFDGAEVDGVLTNATIRRVNQLVLAATGAFAAGLVAGALRLTADYVATREQFGRPLSTFQTVAAQLSDVYIASRTIDLVSMSVTYRLSEGLDADDDLALLGYWITSQAPPAMRLCHHLHGGMGMDITYPMDRYFSSIKDLTRLLGGPAYRLDLVGA
- a CDS encoding cytochrome P450 — its product is MPSPNLPKGFDPLDASLNLERLPVEELAEIRRAEPVHWVDVPEGTGGFGDKGYWIVTKHADVKEVSKRNDIFGSSPDGAIPVWPQEMTRDAIDLQKAVLLNMDAPQHTRLRKIISRGFTPRAIGRLEDELRARARKIAETAAAAGSGDFVEQVSCELPLQAIAELLGVPQDDRDKIFRWSNEMTAGEDPEYADVDPAMSSFELITYAMKMAEERAQNPTEDIVTKLIEADIEGEKLSDDEFGFFVVMLAVAGNETTRNSITHGMIAFADNPDQWELYKKERPGTAADEIIRWATPVSAFQRTALEDTELAGAKIKKGDRVVMSYRAANFDDEAFDNPHQFNILRDPNPHVGFGGTGAHYCIGANLARMTINLIFNAIADVMPDITPIGEPERLKSGWLNGIKHWQVDYTGAGAGASS
- the fadE29 gene encoding acyl-CoA dehydrogenase FadE29; translation: MYIELTPEQRKLQDEFREYFSTLITPEEAAAMESDRHNEAYRTVIKRMGSDGKLGVGWPKEYGGLGFGPIEQQIFINEANRADIPLPMVTLQTVGPTLQVHGTELQKKKFLPGILAGEVHFAIGYSEPEAGTDLASLRTTAVRHGDEYIVNGQKMWTTGAHDADYIWLACRTDPEAAKHKGISILIVDTKDPGYSWTPIILSDGAHHTNASYYNDVRVPADMLVGEEHGGWKLITTQLNHERVGLGPAGRIAGIYDEVHEWACMPGSDGVVPIEQDDARRLLAQIKSIWRINELLNWQVAASGETIAVADAAATKVFSTERIQEVGRLAEEVVGRYGNPADAHTGRLLDWLDKMTKRNLVITFGGGVNEVMREMIAASGLKVPRVTR